Proteins from one Leishmania infantum JPCM5 genome chromosome 21 genomic window:
- a CDS encoding ubiquitin-conjugating enzyme-like protein, which yields MAVSGGEVIGREGDPSVRKANAKQLAAGYTRKKRLLECCYLSASTFLWCSNVISCGRYFVFASDANLMQLVWMPLFILAAMVLADLVSGLVHWGMDTWGTPDTPIFGTFIRSFREHHVDQTAMCKHDFIETNADTTLPLLPLLLIQYACVRSTNRSGNRYVANLHVRNIGVHVFLCTFFIFVAITNEIHKWSHQAKQSRIVRKAMGIGILLSPIAHRKHHKDPFDRTYCITTGWLNPLLDSTNFWRHLESLVSSITGEIPRANDQTLLGK from the coding sequence ATGGCAGTCTCAGGTGGCGAGGTGATTGGCCGCGAGGGCGATCCGTCCGTGCGCAAGGCGAACGCGaagcagctggccgccggcTACACCAGGAAgaagcgcctcctcgagTGCTGCTACCTCTCCGCCTCTACGTTCCTGTGGTGCAGCAACGTGATCTCATGCGGCCGCTACTTTGTCTTCGCGTCCGATGCGAACTTGATGCAGCTCGTGTGGATGCCGCTGTTCATCCTTGCGGCCATGGTGCTGGCAGACCTCGTCTCCGGCCTCGTACACTGGGGCATGGACACGTGGGGCACCCCTGACACGCCGATCTTTGGCACCTTCATCCGCAGCTTCCGCGAGCACCACGTTGACCAGACGGCCATGTGCAAGCATGACTTCATCGAGACGAACGCCGACACGACGCTGCCTCTGCTCCCTCTGCTGCTTATCCAGTACGCATGCGTGCGGTCCACAAATCGCAGTGGAAACCGCTATGTCGCCAACCTGCATGTTCGCAACATCGGTGTGCACGTCTTCCTCTGCACCTTCTTCATCTTCGTGGCCATCACGAACGAAATCCACAAGTGGTCGCATCAGGCGAAGCAGTCCCGCATTGTGCGCAAGGCAATGGGCATCGGCAttctcctctcccccattGCCCACCGCAAGCATCACAAGGACCCCTTCGACCGCACCTATTGCATCACCACGGGGTGGTTGAACCCCCTGCTCGACTCCACGAACTTCTGGCGCCACCTGGAGTCTCTGGTGTCCTCTATCACGGGCGAGATCCCTCGCGCTAACGACCAGACTCTGCTGGGGAAGTGA